The nucleotide sequence tggctgatctggctggctaggcaggTGTCCCTTTCCTCCCTCATctctccatgtgcgtccctcccgaagctgtgCGTTTggaggaagaggacgaccatttcaggtagaaggagtgtaccgttctttgGTCAAGGGTATATGATAGCTGCGCttccctgctagaacctccagaCATTATTAGGTCCAGTAACAGTGCAGCCAGAATAGACATCGGGACAGAGTTGCTATCTGGGCTTCCCACATGGGTTGCTTCCTGCATCCATATTTCTGTAATGTGGCCTATTGTTGCTGGTGGGCAGCTGTTTCAGGTTAGAAGGAGCTATCTATAAGCAAGTACAGGTCTACTACTCTAGGCCTGTGAAAGGGGACTGTCATGGGATGGGTTATAGTTAGTAGATGATACATTTGAATGGTTCCAGCTGGCAGTGAGTGGTGTTCTATCATTTTCTGTTCTAGGCATGCCCTGTAGATTGTTCGTGCTACCAATCCAGCCTTATGAATCTTTTTTCTTTGTTCATTGGGCTGCTGTTGCAGTTTGAAGAATGCCTAATGGAAATGCTTAAGTTGTGACTCTCTATCCAATGATTCTGAACAGATGCAGCTGTATCATAGGGCTTGGATATAGACAACAGTTTTGTGATGTAAGCTGGAATCATGTGAGTATGTGCAGTAGTCAGTCAGTTTCCTATAAAAGGCGGTGCTTATATGTCCATTATGTAGTTGCATAGGGATGTCCACCAAATGAATCTCTTGTGTGAATTGAATGAGTGCACAATACAGGTGCCCCTGGGAAAGTAACCTGAAAAAGTTCAAAAAGGGTGGGTTCAGGTTTATGTTCTGCTCAATTGGCACCGAAAGTCAGCAAAAAGAAGCACAAAACTGATTTGAAAGTGGATGGGCATGTACCGGTAATGCAGAAGCAGAAAGGCTTGAAAGGTCCTACATTTTCCAAGCAACCACCATGAGCACATGCAGCAAGGAGTATCAAACGCATAACAAGAACACTTTACTTTAACACCCATACCTCAAAGTACTGTGACTCAACAGCCCTGATCAAGTCATCCCTTCTACAGGTAATTAGAAGCTAGTCCTGTGAGTCATCAACAAGCTCACCCTTCCCTCCAacccttttattttctttatgttGCAAGTTTGGGGAGAAATGCTTAATTTTCTGCAGATACACTGTTTGCAGTAGTTTGCTTCAGCTTGGACAAGCCCTGAATCTATCAGAAGTGGACCACTTCAGTTCAGGAACCATCCAAATTTGATAAACACTCTTAGTTTCTGGAGCTACTTTTGTAACCTGTAGGGAAATCTTATGTTCAATACTGAAAAACCAAATGCCAAATTAAGGTAAAAGGTCTACACATTCTGTTTCTAAACTGTAGTGTACAAAGCACCAATTTATAAGCTACAAGTTGCAATGGAAACCATTCATTATTAAGAATTTACAAAAAGTTACTTGCAAATCAAATAAATTACTCAGTACCTGCCTTCCACAAAATAGTGATGTTTCAAATAATTTCGGGAGATAAATATTCAGACATACAAGAACCATTCCATTATTGATAATAGCTAATTTTGAAACTTTTGTTTTCTGATCCTCTGGatgccaattcccccccccaaaaaaaacccaacaacaacccaggaGTAATGAAGAGCAGAGTCCTCTGTAATGGGAGTCCTGAAAATGCCTTCTGTGTTGAGGCAATACAGCTTGCAGTATTTATCCTTTATTGTGCTTTATCTATAGGAAAAGTTACACCAGGGCTTTTTCTAAGATCCCCTCTTTTGCACCATCAAGAACTCAGGAATTATCATATCAGGATACAATGTATTAGTCATATCCACAGGAAAGCTACTTTAAAGTAATcagtgtgctgggggggggggtcagtgctTGAGGAACATAAAAGCAAATGAAGCTGCATTGGACCATAAGAAACATTCCAAAATCCATTGTCAGATCTTTTATTAGAACCAATCAAAATGCAACAAAATAGTCCCCTTTCAAATTGGTAAAAACAGGGCATCTAGCTGCCCatagccactggcggaggaagaggagtgggggggagtgcactgcccccagcagcacgatcccagtggggtgccattgtggctgccccccccccgtgctgggtgccatgcccccgcaggtggcgtaccacacccccaggatgcgccaggcctgcccccgcctgctctcagCCCCCctgtgctggagcatgaagctctgccaccgCCCATAGCCTGCCCATAGGCTAAGGAATAGGCCTTAAAATGAGCACCTTTCCCCCAAGTCTTTCTCCACAATGGCACTAGCTATAATTCAGCCCATTTAATTGCCCCAAGCTTCTTAGAAAAGAGCAAATGGGCTTTACCTAGTGAATGACAACATCTAGATGCAATTGAGTAAAAAGTTTGAGTTCTCTGCCAATTCACTACACACAACATCCATGTCAGCAGATAATTACCCCAGACCTGTCAGAAACCACACTGTTCTAAAGtggccccacccccatggctGCTGGGTTTCTAAGGATAAATGGGTTTGTCCATGACAAGGGAATTGTATCAATACAACTTTGCAAGGTCCTAAATTTCTGATATGTCTAAGTGATGTGGGTTTTGTTTCAAATCAAATCTCCTGGACTATCAGATAATAAATATGCCTGCTTGCAGGTGAAGGCAGGTACAGAGTTCTATTTGCTGGTTCTATGGCTCCTGCAATAATCACAGGAACACATATTTTTGCTAACCATTAAGCCTTTGACTTCTTTGGATTGACAGCAGCAAGAACAGCTAAAACATGATCCCACTGCCTTTTTTGGAAAACAGTCAAGTTTCCTAGACCAACATTGCTGCCCATACTGCCCCCTGCGATAAACAACATGACAATTTTGTCTAAGGTGCTAAATGGCTAGAAGAGACAGTAAAACCAGGATCTGCATTTCAAATATGCCCACTAAACTCTTCTGCAGGAATTCATAATCATTCCTGTATGTGCATACTTCAGTTTCTCTGTGTGGAAATCCCTCCTCCTCAATGGATGTGAGAATTCTGCATATATGCAAAGTAGGTCCACATTACTTCTCTCTTATTGGAAAAAGGCAAAGCTATGGAATGAATACACTACACCTAGTCCAATCAAATCTGTTTGAAACTCCTTCAGCATTCCAGTGGCATTTTGCTTGGCACTAGTGCTTGTTGGGTAGAGCAAGGTACTTGCAGTGTCAAATGCTGACTTTATTAAATACTCTACAGGATGTTATATATCCCCATGCAACCAGACTCCTTTTTGTACCGCTGAAGGCTGGCACTCCAGCAGGGCACCCACACTACACAGCCAATCTAAACTTTCCTGTCCTTTCTGGAGATATTTATAGATGGGAATTTTGACAAGAATGAGTTTCTGTTTTTGAATGAATACTTTTACTTATTACAATTTCTGTTTTTAGCTTGTGGGGTGTTCAAAAGGTGGATGTAACTGACAAAATTGCAATGTGTATGTGCTTTCTAAACCATCAAATGAACAAATAtattgaggggggagggaaagggcaggGGTAAGTAACTGGAAAGGAAGACTCAGGCCACAGAAAAACAGCAATGAAGAAAATTAGCCCCTCTACCACATCATTGCCACTTCCCAGCATGTCTGCCAACCCAAGCAGAAAGGATGCATGAGTCTAAGAACATTAGGAACACCACATGTTCCTGTATAGTTCTGTTTtgcaatgtaataaaataaaggagATTTCTAACCCCCCCATAGACAAAAACATTTACCAAAAACTAAAGCTAATAACATTTTTAATACCATGTGGTATAGCTGACTGCCATTGTGCTCATTGCTGTTATTTAATGTGAAACACTGTAGACAATACAAAGAATTGCCTTCAACCATTTCACTTCTGGAATGCCATAAGAGTTCCAGGTTCATGGTATTTCTGACACACAGGAAATTATGCTTTCGAAGGGCAGGGCAGCTATGCCAATgcactgtatctctctctctctctctctctctctctctctgtgtgtgtgtgtgtgtgtgtgtgtgagagagagagagagagagagagagagagagattaaactGTGTTCTCTTAGTAAAACAGAGATTCCCTTTCATATAGTTTGACTCCCATTTCTTATTATTTAAGATCTTCAGCCTAAATGTTATTGCTgcctattgggtgacagagaaaaaagcagcccaacctggtgataataGAATAAATTATGTAAGGAagcagctgcagcccaagataggaaaagaggtagcaACATCTAGCTACTTTATATGAATTCAAATCACCAGGGCCTGATGAGACGCACCCAAGGATaataaaggagcttgtggatgtaataTCAAAGCCTTTGTCTATAATCCTTggttagaagcaaaaaaaaaaaaaaaaaaagctacttaaaaatattttaattgccAACTATGCTATTTTGTAGATCAAACTGAGCCAAGCTGAACAATGTGTCTTCCATATTCAGATGCCAACTGCAAGAATATGAAGTAGCATCCTGAGTAACCGAGAGAGATTATCAAGAGAGAAATATTATGTTTAGAATAGGTAGGCAGTAAGTACAGGCAGTGGAGCTGGGTGGCTGCATGCAACCCATGGCAAAGCTGTAAATCCTTCATGAATTGTACTTCTGCTTTGCCTGTGCTGTTGACAAAGTCAGTGACActttcaaaaaaattttttatcaGAGTTTGTAACTGTCTATATCTGCTCAGAAACCATGCAAAATCATTGGCTCAAGCTTTCAGCTGAGCTAGTCAGAAATCCCCTGTGCACTTTGCACTTTGTCAAAATATTGATATTTTCATTGCTGCATTCCATAATATGCAAACTATATCCACAGCCTGAATTTTTGTCCAGCCTCTATGAAAACAGAAAATGTAGAGGGGTTTTTTTATTAACTCCTCTCCCTTCAAAAAATTATAACCAAATTCTATTATGAAAATGGGGATGAACCtataatattttgaaaatattggaATCTATCATGTTGGGGAGGGAAAATTTTCCAGTTAATTAAATTTATGTCCTATTTCTTTCCAAATAATTTTAAATGTGAAGCCAGTTCTATTCATCATTGTACGTTTGTGATGGCTAGACCAGAAATTCACTTTTCTAAACTCAACACAGTTTGAAAATATAGCAAGCCAAAGAGTAGGGTTTGAAAGCCCAATATTGCACCAGCTAGGGGAGAATTTAAACATCTCAGTTTGTCTTGCCAGTGCTAGAGCCCTGTGGGTATATATGTAATCCTACCTTTTACCTTAGAATTTAAGCTGGTTCCAGAGAAAAATACTAAACCTTATTTAAGTGATGTGCTCCCGAAGAGCATTTTACTGTGATGAAGAAAAATGCTGCAGCCAAATCCATGTGAGACTTTTACATGAAGTCTCATGGCCAGGTCTTCTTTGCACaaacattgtatttatttatttctgtcctACTGTCATCTCTGGTCAGAAAAGAAGACATTATACAGATTGTTTAAAACATCACAAAATCTGATCACCAAACATAGAAGAGTAAACACACTACTACAGAAAACAATACATGCTCCTCTTTTAAATAACTATTATCTGTCTCAAACCTAAATTCATGTTCTCCTACTTCACACAACACACATTCCTCTATGTAAACAAGTACCAGAGAAAAGTTAGGACTGCTCACACAGGGAGAGAAAACTGCATTGAGACAGTTAGTAAAACCCCAACAATGTACTGGTATCTGTGTCGTTATCTTTCAACATATAAATACACAaacatctctctgtctctctattAGCTGTATTACTCATTATGTGGAAATGGCTATGATGATGATCCAATGACCACTTTCTCAAAAGTAGtacaatttgtattttaaaatgtttcaaacaTCTCTGCTGGTGCTTAATACAGCTCTAAATTTCTGGCAAAACTTCCTGTAGTACATTTTCCTGCAAGgtatcattttaaaacaaacaaacaataagaaCAGAACAATAGGGGCctgacttttttgtttttgttttgacctttattggcataagacTTGACCGTTAATACAAATATAGCAAAATTCCAAAGTTTTCCAATGGAACATTGAGTTCCCAGCACCAAGTGAAACGAAGTGGACAGGAAAAAATTGAGAGTCCAATATTCTGTAGATTGTGGAAAGAAAAAGATCTTCCTTGACCAGCATATTCTCCATGGAAAGCCATTGATTGATATGTACATTTCCCTAGTTTGTTTGCCCACCACTGACAGCCCTAAGGATTTCAGGGCATAAACAGAGGAAGCCTCTAGCCCtttaaaagatgtttaagatCTGGCTGTGTGATATCGTTTCAAGaaaccaagcacacacacacgcacacacacacacacacacacacacacacgattattATATGTTATGGTTGCTGCTTCCATTACACCACCCCTCCCCTAAATGTTCAAATATTGGGTTAAAACAGAGCCCATCTCTGGGCTTGGCAATTATACTGAAAACTTGTCATCTAAGAAGTCAAATACAATACTAGTTAGCATTAAATAAATTACAGCTCACCTTGTGTTCTGGCATAAAATAGGGACTGTACTATGCTTCCCAGCAAGCAGCTCTGATTGCCCTGCAGAGCAGCCAAGGCAGTAAAATGGAACTGACATGCCAGAGAGTAGAAATGGCTGGCGCTGAGAAAGTCAAAGCACAATATCAATTAAGACCATGGCTCGGATTCTCTGGTGGTGCCAATCAACGTTACTCCAGTGGAACTGGCCAGGCAACACACATTAACACTAGCTGTGGACTTGGCAAGCTCATTCTGTCATTCTTTGGAGCAATGACTTGGCAAGCTCATTCTGTCATTCTttgggtgctcatcaatggctcctcttcatcctggagagaagtgactagtggggtgccacagggttctgtcttgggcccagtcttattcaacctcttcatcaatgacttggatgatgggcttgagggcatcctgatcaagtttgcagatgacaccaaattgggaggggtggctaataccccagaggacaggatcacacttcaaaatgaccttaacagattagacaactgggccaaagcaaacaagatgaattttaacaaggagaaatgtaaagtactacacttgggcaaaaaaaatgaaaggcacaaatacaggatgggtgacacctggcttgagagcagtacatgtgaaaaggatctaggagtcttggtagaccacaaacttgacatgagtcaacagtgtgatgcagcagctaaaaaagccaatgcaattctgggctgcatcaataggagtatagcgtctagatcaagggaagtaatagtaccactatattctgctctggtcagacctcaccaggaatactgtgtccagttctgggcaccacagttcaagaaggatactgacaagctggaacatgtccagaagagggcaaccaaaatggtcaaaggcctggaaacaatgccttatgaggaacggcttagggagctgggtatgtttagcctggagaagagaaggttaaggggtgatatgatagccatgttcaaatatataaaaggatgtcatatagaggagggtgaaaggttgttttctgctgctccagagaagcggacacggggcaatggattcaaactgcaagaaagaagattccacctaaacattaggaagaacttcctgacagtgagagctgttcggcagtggaatttgctaccaaggagtgtggtggagtctccttctttggaggtctttaagcggaggcttgacagccatctgtcaggaatgctttgatggtgtttcctgcttggcagggggttggactggatggtccttgtggtctcttccaactctatgattctatgattctaatacagGCATGATGCATCAAGCCTAATCACTTTCCTCCAGGTCATTTGCACATCCTAAATGATGGGTACATCCTAAACAATGTAAAATAGGTTGAGGGTAGAACTGTGAAATTTCTTTTGAATTCTACATTTGAAAATACCAGTTCTCACCTTGGAACCTTCAAATTTTGATCATGAATTCTCACACTTTGGGAATAGAAGAAACTGCAGTGAAAGTAGGGCAGGTGAGGACAAACAATCTCTTCTTGGCTCAAAGGGCCTGATGCAACAAATCAGAGCCCCTTTTGCAGAGCTTATTCCCAACACAAACAAGCCATGGCTGTCACATATGAGAACTAGTCTTTTTGTGCTCTGACAGCATAAACTTGTAAACAGCTAATAAAGACCACTATGGTTATCCAGCAATTTTTCATCCCTGCTTCCCACAAAGATTCACCATTCTCTTTGGGTCTCCACAAAACACActattctctctcctcctccataaCTAATCTCACTTTACAAGGAATCATGGCAGAGGCAAGAGACCCAAGCAAGCAGCATTACAACAGACCACTAGTATGCATGGGCAGGGAGAGCAAAGGGACGTTTCCTACTACTTACCAGCACGTGTCCTTTAGATTTCATTCCTAGATATATGTGACTGTGCTTAAGCTGAGGCCATGGTATTGTGGTATCAAAGCAGGGCACTGACATGGTACTGGAAACAATGTAGGGTTATGGTACGGAAGACCAGAACAGATCCAAGAATCGAGATCTTGTCAGCTCCTTCAGCCCCCTGAATGCTGTCTGCAACACTGACGAATAACAACGTTACATGGTTTTGGAATGGCTCCCAACATCTCTGAGTGCTCTGTGTACTATTATGTTATCTTTGATCTAAACCCCTGTTAGGGATTTCATGCTCTCAGCCTTTGTTTTAGATTCAGTACATTTATCGGAGCAATCTTTCTGAGATGTGTCAACAAATTCAACTGGCTGTTctgagttagttagttagttagctagtTAGCTATGCAGAAAGAGAAATGGCACTGGGTGTTTAGAACTGAGAGCAGAGTTGTATGCACAACAGGCAGAAGTCCCCAAGCTCCTGTGATTTACTACTGAGTTGTATGGGGTGAAAAACAACATCCAAGTAGGGCAAGAACCCCCTCTGCCATACTCTGTTTGCTTTGTTATCCTCACCAGTTTTATTGATCTAATGCCCACCTTCCTCCACTACGCCTGTAGCGGTTAGAGCAGTGGCCTAAGACTGGAGAGCCCCAGGTTAAAatccccactgggtgaccttaggctagtcatcATAGTCTACCATACCTTACAGAATTGCAGTGGAGGATAAAAATGGGAGGGGATGTCCATGTGAGCCActtcaagctccttggaggaaaggtggtttggaaacaaattatttttcttaaaagACAGAGGTGGtcaacatgtggccctccagagaggGCGGAAGAAGCCGGGGAAATGCCTCCGAAAGGGAAAAGCGgaggcaaagggggaaagggtggagCATCCTCTGGCAGTGATGCTGCAGATAAGAAAGCCCAGGGCCCTAAAGGAGGTGGCAGCAGTGTGAAGGTGAGGCATATTCTATGTGAGAAGCATAGCAGATGCCTGGAGGCATTGGAAAAACTCAAGGCTGGGGTGCGCTTCAGTGAAGTAGCCTCTCAGTACAGCGAGGACAAAGCCAGACAAGGGGGAGATCTGGGCTGGATGAGCCGAGGCTCTTCCAAGATGCAGCCTTCGCCTTGCCTGTCAGCAGTATGGACAAGCCCGTGTACACAGACCCTCCTGTGAAAACCAAGTTTGGCTATCACATCATAATGGTTGA is from Lacerta agilis isolate rLacAgi1 chromosome 2, rLacAgi1.pri, whole genome shotgun sequence and encodes:
- the LOC117041116 gene encoding LOW QUALITY PROTEIN: peptidyl-prolyl cis-trans isomerase NIMA-interacting 4-like (The sequence of the model RefSeq protein was modified relative to this genomic sequence to represent the inferred CDS: inserted 1 base in 1 codon), coding for MPPKGKSGGKGGKGGASSGSDAADKKAQGPKGGGSSVKVRHILCEKHSRCLEALEKLKAGVRFSEVASQYSEDKARQGGDLGWMSRGXFQDAAFALPVSSMDKPVYTDPPVKTKFGYHIIMVEGRK